One genomic segment of Pedobacter endophyticus includes these proteins:
- the treZ gene encoding malto-oligosyltrehalose trehalohydrolase, whose amino-acid sequence MEIDIRKRKVGLNFLEDGTAEIWLWAPFATNVSVLITESELSLKMQKESLGYWYLKSNEIAENAEYCFALENKEAEQQTTDSQPLLRSDPASVYQKNGVSGNSTAYNLKSFNWTDLGWQGVRTEDLIIYELHTGTFTPTGDFNSITEKIDYLLELGITAIEIMPVAQFPGNRNWGYDGVYPFAVQDSYGGPEALQQLINTCHEKGLAVILDVVYNHFGPEGNYLKDFGPYFTAKYNTPWGDAINFDDANCDAVREYFIENCLMWFRDFHIDALRLDAVHAIKDLSTTHILAEIKQYVNQLSAHTKREYLLLVELDLNDNTYINPLADKGYGMDAQWIDEFHHALRVTTGEAKNGYYADFNGIEHLAKSYRDAYVYDGQYSPHRQKKFGIKAERNQGNQFIVFSQNHDHVGNRMLGERTSTLVSFEMLKLLAAAVLCSPYIPLIFMGEEYGEANPFQFFISHTDEDIIESVRKGRRSEFAAFHHSDETPDPQSEDTFNRSKLNWEALNENQHKTLFAYYKALIALRKSNPVLNKLDRTGVLAEALKDQNCLILTRSNQNGKVYCLMNFSKETQGFPGRHVANSKVIFNSASVEWGGSDAEQPAINDTINVSPESILILASANV is encoded by the coding sequence ATGGAGATTGATATCCGCAAAAGAAAAGTTGGATTAAACTTTTTAGAAGACGGCACTGCCGAAATATGGCTCTGGGCGCCATTTGCAACTAATGTATCTGTGCTGATTACCGAAAGCGAGCTGAGCCTTAAAATGCAAAAAGAATCGCTTGGTTATTGGTATCTTAAAAGTAATGAAATAGCCGAAAACGCCGAATATTGCTTTGCACTCGAAAATAAAGAAGCCGAACAGCAAACTACAGATAGCCAGCCTTTACTGAGGTCTGATCCTGCATCTGTATATCAAAAAAACGGGGTTTCTGGAAATTCGACTGCCTACAACCTCAAATCTTTCAACTGGACTGATTTGGGTTGGCAAGGTGTTAGAACGGAAGACCTGATTATTTACGAATTGCACACAGGCACTTTTACACCGACCGGAGATTTTAATTCGATAACAGAGAAGATAGACTATTTATTGGAGCTGGGCATTACTGCAATCGAAATTATGCCAGTTGCACAGTTTCCCGGCAACCGCAATTGGGGTTACGATGGTGTGTATCCGTTCGCGGTACAGGATAGCTATGGAGGGCCAGAAGCGTTACAACAGCTCATAAACACCTGCCATGAGAAAGGGCTCGCTGTAATTTTAGATGTTGTTTATAACCATTTTGGACCAGAAGGCAACTACCTGAAAGATTTCGGGCCGTATTTTACGGCGAAATACAATACGCCATGGGGCGATGCGATAAATTTCGACGACGCAAATTGTGATGCGGTTCGGGAGTATTTTATTGAGAATTGCTTAATGTGGTTTCGCGATTTCCACATCGATGCACTGCGACTGGATGCCGTGCACGCCATAAAGGATTTGAGCACCACACACATTTTAGCCGAAATTAAGCAGTATGTAAATCAGCTTTCAGCACATACAAAACGGGAATATTTGCTTTTGGTAGAGCTCGATTTAAACGACAATACATACATAAATCCATTAGCGGATAAAGGCTATGGGATGGATGCCCAATGGATTGACGAGTTTCATCATGCGTTAAGGGTAACTACCGGAGAAGCGAAAAACGGGTACTATGCCGACTTTAACGGTATTGAGCATCTCGCTAAATCGTACCGAGACGCTTATGTGTACGACGGGCAATATTCGCCTCACCGGCAAAAGAAGTTCGGCATAAAAGCCGAGAGAAACCAGGGAAATCAGTTTATCGTTTTCTCGCAAAATCACGATCATGTTGGCAACCGAATGCTTGGCGAGCGTACATCCACATTGGTAAGCTTCGAAATGTTAAAACTATTGGCAGCAGCAGTGCTTTGCAGCCCATACATACCGCTGATATTTATGGGCGAGGAATATGGCGAAGCAAATCCCTTTCAGTTTTTTATCAGCCACACCGACGAAGACATTATCGAATCGGTGAGAAAGGGTAGAAGATCAGAATTTGCTGCCTTTCACCATTCAGATGAAACGCCCGACCCGCAAAGCGAAGACACCTTTAACCGTTCTAAACTGAATTGGGAAGCGCTGAACGAAAACCAGCACAAAACGCTTTTTGCCTATTACAAGGCATTGATCGCGCTTCGAAAATCGAACCCTGTCCTTAATAAGCTCGATCGGACGGGTGTATTGGCAGAGGCGCTCAAAGATCAAAATTGTTTAATACTTACTCGAAGCAACCAAAACGGAAAGGTTTATTGTTTAATGAATTTCTCCAAAGAAACGCAAGGTTTTCCAGGTCGCCATGTAGCAAACAGCAAGGTAATTTTTAACTCTGCATCAGTTGAATGGGGCGGAAGCGATGCTGAACAGCCGGCAATTAACGACACCATTAATGTTTCACCAGAATCTATTTTAATTTTAGCAAGCGCAAATGTATAA
- a CDS encoding DUF3606 domain-containing protein, with protein sequence MNLNSFYVQNDEIILLSEESDRNYWCDRLGVSHEVLKSAVRATKSITLSQIAAYLNEKIGDKKVA encoded by the coding sequence ATGAATTTGAATTCATTTTACGTACAAAACGACGAAATTATCCTTTTATCTGAAGAATCTGATAGAAACTATTGGTGCGATCGACTTGGTGTGAGCCATGAGGTTCTGAAATCGGCGGTGCGTGCCACAAAAAGTATTACTTTAAGCCAAATTGCCGCGTATTTAAACGAAAAAATAGGCGATAAAAAGGTCGCGTAA
- a CDS encoding sensor histidine kinase produces MLECNQQFKALLNRLSGGQSVENEPFLGLFNQIEYQKFELEIAAAVKDNEKASFKTNLNGVQPNEYWEVDMTPIAFEASESTTMVICSFKKTDDRIHDLISELLERETKFRNFFDQAPVGMCVLKGTELTTEYANENMLNLWGKTRDEIINKPQEIVHAELADREDILTKVRSIFSTGQQLTLNELQFSTSAGDAYLTAIYQPLKDETGTVTSIFVIVNDITEQVNFRKELLKAKDILKLAMDASGMGSWNVDLNSKRCFLSERAQEIYTLDHNNLSISEAKSLVMERDMETVSQSIRKALHHQTSFNIEYEIRIDGTRHTKWLRSTGKAYYDPDGKPIYIAGAVLDITAVKQNELRKNDFISMVSHELRTPLTSLSAYIQLLQYKLKDGKDAYAVDTLNKVGIQLKRMSLMIDGFLNVSLLEAGKIYLNKVQFNLMELIEVIAEENRIILPSHFIQVVGECDVMVNADKEKIGNVLNNLIGNAAKYSKKESLIAIKCETNDNEVIVSIEDEGIGIKASDLDKLFDRFYRVDSPDTKTISGFGVGLYICAELINQHGGKIWVESELKQGSTFYFSLPL; encoded by the coding sequence ATGCTGGAGTGTAATCAGCAGTTTAAAGCGCTGTTAAACCGGCTGTCTGGCGGGCAATCAGTTGAAAATGAGCCTTTTTTGGGACTGTTCAATCAAATTGAATATCAAAAGTTTGAACTCGAAATAGCGGCAGCCGTTAAGGATAACGAAAAAGCATCTTTCAAAACCAACTTAAACGGCGTTCAGCCAAATGAATATTGGGAAGTAGATATGACGCCGATAGCTTTTGAAGCGTCAGAATCGACTACGATGGTAATTTGCTCGTTCAAAAAGACAGATGACCGCATTCACGATTTAATTTCGGAGTTGCTAGAAAGAGAAACCAAATTCAGAAACTTTTTTGATCAGGCCCCGGTCGGGATGTGCGTTTTAAAGGGCACGGAACTTACCACCGAATATGCCAATGAAAACATGCTGAATTTGTGGGGTAAAACAAGAGACGAAATCATAAACAAGCCTCAGGAAATTGTTCATGCAGAACTGGCTGACCGGGAAGATATTCTAACTAAAGTGAGGAGCATTTTCTCTACCGGTCAGCAGTTAACCTTAAACGAACTACAGTTTTCGACCTCTGCAGGCGACGCCTATCTAACCGCCATATATCAACCACTCAAAGACGAAACGGGAACAGTTACCAGCATCTTCGTTATTGTCAACGACATCACCGAGCAGGTAAACTTCAGAAAGGAGTTGCTGAAAGCTAAAGATATTTTAAAGCTGGCCATGGATGCTTCGGGCATGGGTTCGTGGAATGTCGATTTGAACAGTAAGCGGTGTTTTTTATCTGAAAGAGCACAAGAAATTTATACGCTCGACCATAACAATTTGAGCATAAGCGAAGCAAAGTCGCTTGTGATGGAACGAGATATGGAAACGGTAAGTCAGTCCATTAGAAAAGCATTGCACCATCAAACTTCGTTCAACATTGAGTACGAAATCAGGATTGATGGTACGCGGCATACCAAGTGGTTACGATCGACTGGTAAGGCTTACTACGATCCCGACGGAAAACCAATTTACATCGCAGGAGCCGTACTGGATATTACTGCAGTTAAGCAAAATGAACTCAGGAAGAACGATTTTATCAGCATGGTGAGCCACGAACTGCGAACGCCATTAACCTCATTAAGTGCTTACATTCAGCTGCTGCAATACAAACTCAAAGACGGAAAGGACGCTTATGCTGTTGATACCCTTAACAAAGTTGGCATTCAACTTAAGCGCATGTCGCTAATGATTGATGGCTTCCTCAATGTTTCATTGTTAGAGGCGGGAAAGATTTATCTGAACAAGGTGCAATTTAACCTGATGGAGCTGATTGAGGTTATCGCTGAAGAAAACAGGATTATTTTGCCGAGTCATTTTATCCAGGTTGTAGGCGAATGTGATGTAATGGTGAATGCTGATAAGGAAAAAATCGGAAATGTATTGAACAATCTGATCGGAAATGCCGCCAAGTACTCAAAAAAGGAATCGTTGATTGCAATAAAGTGCGAAACGAATGACAACGAAGTGATTGTTAGTATTGAAGATGAAGGAATTGGCATCAAGGCCAGCGACCTCGACAAATTGTTTGATCGTTTTTACCGGGTTGATAGCCCTGACACAAAAACCATTTCGGGCTTTGGCGTCGGTCTGTACATCTGCGCCGAACTCATTAATCAACACGGTGGAAAAATTTGGGTGGAAAGTGAATTGAAACAAGGCTCCACATTTTATTTCAGTTTACCTTTATAA
- the treY gene encoding malto-oligosyltrehalose synthase — translation MYNPNTTYRIQFNKDFTFKSLSKIIPYLKKLGVDTIYASPIFEAVPGSTHGYDVTNPLNINPEIGTEEELFAISKTLKEAGMQWLQDIVPNHMAYHPNNAWLMDVLEKGSASEFATFFDIDFSDDQKLMVPFLGSDLDEAINDSLIEIKEIAGRYYLSYAESNWPLNESSKAELAGRKLEEVNSDKRLIKKIADEQHYRLCNWKETDSQINYRRFFTVNGLICLNIQHQDAFDRYHEYIFKLVKKGIFQGLRIDHIDGLFDPKQYLDRLYKEVGEDVYVVVEKILESDEQMPQSWRTQGSTGYDFLAMMNNLFTNKAAKSAFNKIYKKVIGKKLDPTAMIHEKKTAILFDHMQGELDNLVDLFTNLQLAEGTVPDRQLLKKAIGEMMVQMPVYRYYNYNFPLSGDALKNVKSLLKPVVENAELAPVGELLWQIFIENPVAANAEYNQRLTQFFLRCMQFTGPLMAKGVEDTLMFTYNRFVGHTEVGDAPDAFGLTVAEFHQKMVDRQQHWPLALNGSATHDTKKGEDVRARLNTLTDIPKEWEQMVTRLIALTNKLKSKDKSFAWLHDNDVYLIFQTILGTMAMPGESDEGLQDRLALYIEKALREAKKRSDWAEPNEEYELLVKDFANELLDQEAKSYQALNKFSTRIADFGIVNSLAQVLLKFTCPGVPDLYQGAELWDLSLVDPDNRRPVDYTKREEFLSQIESEKSLKKIWGERYNGKAKLWLTHKLLGVRKTHATVFEKGEYIPLKVKGKYAKNICAYIRKFNDTFLLIAVPLGMAAIAKNEELNAFDWLDTEVILPSGVPTSWQNLMAEKAGAKDFLNDGILISQIFSEIPLGLLQLKSPEDARSAGILMHISSLPSEYGIGDFGKPAYQFIDFLAAAGQQYWQILPLNPTKSTNGHSPYSSNSAMAGNYLLISPEALLHDGLLDASDLDQFKIKTTSRVDFEKAEKSKSKLLSKAYKRFSKSADHTLAEAYSTFCEQESHWLNDFALYATIKQQLKSSAWYHWPAELKTRKPDMLAKFTSEHAEEIDEIKWQQFIFYRQWLALKGYANKNSVKIIGDLPFYLDHDSVEVWANPELFSLDKGLNVKMVAGVPPDYFNDKGQLWGMPVFNWANMKATGYDWWIKRLKKNLELFDLLRLDHFRAFSSYWAVAAAEQDAVNGTWQQGPGADFFNEVKKHLGKLPFIAEDLGEITSDVEALRDEFDLPGMKVLQFAFGEDMQLSPHIPYRYPSTNAIVYSGTHDNNTVVGWYNTEIDKRTKQRIKLYTGISRNHKNIHEAMLTLAYRTNAYIAILPIQDVLGLDENARMNVPGNANGNWNWQMDDDAITAKITKYLSAQTAIYGRSR, via the coding sequence ATGTATAATCCAAACACCACTTATCGCATTCAGTTCAACAAAGACTTTACGTTTAAATCGCTCAGCAAAATTATTCCATACCTAAAAAAGCTGGGTGTTGATACGATATACGCTTCGCCGATTTTTGAGGCTGTACCGGGGAGTACCCATGGTTACGACGTTACCAATCCGCTTAACATTAATCCCGAAATAGGCACCGAAGAAGAACTATTTGCCATTTCAAAAACGCTGAAAGAAGCTGGTATGCAGTGGTTGCAGGATATTGTTCCCAACCACATGGCTTATCATCCGAACAATGCCTGGCTAATGGATGTGTTGGAAAAGGGTTCAGCTTCTGAATTTGCCACTTTCTTTGATATCGATTTCTCTGATGATCAGAAACTGATGGTTCCGTTTTTAGGCAGCGATCTGGATGAGGCAATTAACGATTCACTGATTGAGATTAAGGAAATTGCTGGCCGTTATTACTTAAGTTATGCCGAAAGTAACTGGCCGCTTAACGAATCGTCTAAAGCGGAGTTGGCAGGAAGAAAACTCGAGGAAGTTAACAGTGATAAAAGGCTGATAAAGAAAATTGCTGATGAGCAACATTACAGGCTTTGCAATTGGAAAGAGACAGACAGCCAGATCAATTACCGTCGATTTTTTACCGTTAACGGGCTTATTTGTCTCAACATCCAACATCAGGATGCATTTGATCGTTACCACGAATACATTTTCAAGCTCGTAAAAAAAGGCATTTTTCAGGGCTTAAGAATTGATCACATTGACGGGCTTTTTGATCCGAAGCAATATCTCGATCGGCTTTATAAAGAAGTAGGCGAAGACGTTTATGTTGTTGTAGAAAAAATTCTGGAGAGCGATGAGCAAATGCCGCAGAGCTGGCGAACACAGGGCAGCACCGGTTACGATTTTTTAGCCATGATGAACAATCTGTTTACCAACAAGGCAGCCAAAAGTGCGTTCAACAAAATTTACAAAAAGGTAATTGGTAAAAAGCTCGATCCGACCGCAATGATCCATGAGAAGAAAACGGCAATTTTATTCGATCATATGCAGGGCGAACTCGATAATTTGGTAGACTTGTTTACAAACCTCCAACTTGCCGAAGGAACAGTTCCGGATCGTCAGCTCTTGAAAAAGGCCATTGGCGAGATGATGGTGCAAATGCCCGTTTACCGATACTATAATTACAATTTTCCGTTGAGTGGCGATGCGTTAAAAAACGTAAAATCACTGCTCAAACCCGTAGTCGAAAACGCCGAGCTTGCGCCTGTTGGTGAGTTGCTATGGCAAATATTCATCGAAAATCCGGTAGCTGCTAACGCAGAATATAACCAGCGTTTAACCCAATTTTTTCTGCGCTGCATGCAATTTACCGGCCCGCTAATGGCCAAAGGGGTAGAAGATACGCTCATGTTTACTTACAATCGCTTTGTTGGCCACACCGAAGTGGGCGATGCGCCGGATGCTTTCGGTTTAACGGTAGCAGAGTTCCATCAAAAAATGGTCGACCGGCAACAACATTGGCCGCTTGCCCTGAATGGGAGCGCAACACACGATACAAAAAAAGGGGAAGATGTGCGGGCAAGGCTAAACACGCTAACCGATATTCCGAAAGAATGGGAGCAAATGGTTACCAGGCTGATTGCGCTTACCAACAAACTTAAATCGAAAGATAAATCGTTTGCGTGGCTTCACGACAACGATGTTTATCTCATATTTCAAACAATTTTGGGCACAATGGCCATGCCTGGCGAATCGGACGAGGGGCTACAAGACCGTTTGGCGCTGTACATCGAAAAAGCACTTCGCGAGGCTAAAAAAAGATCAGATTGGGCAGAACCGAATGAAGAATATGAGCTTTTGGTGAAAGATTTTGCCAATGAGTTGTTGGATCAGGAAGCAAAAAGTTATCAGGCGCTGAATAAATTTTCGACGCGAATAGCCGATTTCGGAATCGTTAACAGCCTGGCACAAGTGCTCTTAAAATTCACTTGCCCGGGCGTACCGGATTTATATCAGGGAGCGGAACTATGGGATTTAAGTTTGGTTGATCCCGACAACAGGAGGCCGGTTGATTACACGAAACGAGAGGAGTTTCTTTCGCAAATTGAATCAGAAAAATCGTTAAAAAAAATCTGGGGCGAGCGTTACAACGGCAAAGCCAAGTTATGGCTTACCCACAAGTTATTGGGCGTACGCAAAACGCACGCAACCGTTTTTGAAAAAGGTGAGTACATTCCGTTAAAGGTTAAGGGAAAATACGCTAAAAATATTTGCGCCTATATCAGAAAGTTCAACGATACCTTTTTATTAATCGCCGTACCGTTGGGCATGGCCGCCATTGCTAAAAATGAGGAGTTAAATGCGTTCGATTGGCTCGATACTGAGGTTATTTTACCATCGGGCGTTCCTACATCGTGGCAAAATCTGATGGCGGAAAAAGCCGGAGCGAAGGATTTTTTGAACGATGGAATATTAATTAGCCAAATTTTTAGCGAAATTCCACTGGGCTTGTTGCAACTGAAATCTCCGGAAGATGCCCGCAGTGCCGGCATATTAATGCATATTAGCTCCTTGCCCTCTGAATATGGCATTGGCGATTTTGGCAAACCGGCTTATCAGTTTATAGATTTTTTAGCGGCGGCAGGTCAGCAGTATTGGCAAATATTGCCATTAAATCCAACCAAATCTACAAATGGCCATTCGCCGTACTCCAGCAATTCTGCAATGGCAGGCAACTATCTGCTCATTTCTCCGGAAGCGCTGCTGCATGACGGCCTCTTAGATGCATCCGACCTTGATCAATTTAAAATTAAAACCACAAGCCGCGTCGACTTTGAAAAGGCAGAAAAATCGAAGTCGAAGTTGCTCTCAAAAGCCTATAAACGTTTTTCTAAATCGGCTGATCACACTTTAGCTGAAGCTTATAGCACCTTTTGCGAACAGGAAAGCCATTGGTTAAATGATTTTGCACTTTATGCGACAATAAAACAGCAGTTAAAAAGCTCTGCCTGGTACCATTGGCCTGCAGAATTAAAAACCCGCAAGCCCGATATGCTTGCAAAATTTACAAGTGAGCATGCCGAAGAGATCGATGAAATTAAGTGGCAGCAGTTTATTTTTTATCGCCAATGGCTTGCGTTAAAAGGTTATGCAAACAAAAATAGCGTCAAAATAATCGGCGACCTGCCGTTTTATCTCGATCACGATTCTGTTGAAGTTTGGGCCAACCCTGAACTTTTTAGTCTTGATAAAGGGCTCAACGTCAAAATGGTAGCGGGGGTTCCGCCCGATTATTTTAATGATAAAGGCCAGCTTTGGGGGATGCCGGTGTTTAACTGGGCAAATATGAAAGCGACTGGCTACGACTGGTGGATCAAGCGACTGAAGAAAAACCTCGAACTTTTCGATCTGCTCCGCTTAGATCACTTTAGGGCTTTTTCGTCATATTGGGCCGTTGCAGCCGCAGAACAGGATGCTGTTAACGGAACCTGGCAGCAAGGACCGGGCGCCGATTTCTTCAATGAAGTAAAAAAACACCTGGGCAAGCTGCCTTTTATAGCCGAAGATTTGGGAGAAATTACGAGCGATGTGGAAGCGCTGAGAGACGAGTTCGACTTACCCGGAATGAAAGTATTGCAATTTGCCTTTGGCGAAGATATGCAGTTGTCGCCACACATTCCTTATCGTTACCCTTCAACCAATGCCATTGTTTATTCGGGCACGCACGATAACAATACCGTTGTGGGCTGGTACAACACCGAAATCGACAAGCGAACAAAACAGCGCATTAAGCTGTATACAGGCATTTCGAGAAATCATAAAAACATCCACGAAGCGATGTTAACACTCGCCTATAGGACCAACGCGTATATCGCAATTTTGCCTATTCAGGATGTTCTGGGTTTGGACGAAAACGCAAGGATGAACGTTCCGGGCAATGCCAACGGCAACTGGAACTGGCAAATGGACGATGATGCGATAACCGCCAAAATAACAAAATATCTATCAGCGCAAACTGCCATTTATGGCAGAAGCCGCTGA